DNA sequence from the Pedobacter schmidteae genome:
ATTACAGTAAAGGTGGTGGATGCAGAAGAGCCTGCAACTGCCTTAAAATTTGTTCAAAGACAATATTAAACAATGAATCGGCATCATCCCATTTTACTGGAAGACAAAAGTAAATTAAGTGAGATCTATCAACTGCGGGTAAAAGCCTGGCAGCCGCATGGCGTTATAACGGCTCAGACTCATCCGGATGGATATTTTGACCATCTGGATGACCTTGCCTTGCATTGGGTAATAGAGGTGAGCAATAAAATCATTGGGGCTGCCAGGTTAAATATCTTATCCGATACGAATGATTTACCCTGTCCGGGCACTTTTAAAAGGGTGGTTGATTTTAAGGCCGGTGAATCCTTTGTTTTTTATTCGAGATTAATTGTTGATCCTGAGTATCAGGGCTATAATATGAGTGCTTTACTGGATAAAGCGCGTGTGGATTTTATAAGGCAGCAGGCAGAAATTAAAAAGGTAATTGCTACAGCGGGGGAACGAAGGGCAGTTAAGCTGGAAGCGTATGGCTTTATGGTTCTGGATAAGGTGCTTCCAGCGGACGATTATAAATCAATGGATAGGTTTGATACTTATATTATACAAATGCTAAATGAGTGATCTTTTTATACAGTTCATTGCGGTGATGACGGTGGTGGGCTCAATTGCTATCAAACTGGTCGGGATACCTGATCAGATCAGAATGTTATTAAAAACCAATGAGGTGGGGAATATTTCTTTATTAAATTATTGGCTGAGCCTGATTACCTATTTCTTTTGGACCATTCATGGTATGATTAAGCAGGATTTGGTAATTATTATTGCGCAATCGCTTGGTGTGATAACCACAGGTATATTGCTAGCGATAATCTTCAGGATAAAAAGAAAAAAGAAGCAACATGGGATGACGATTCATTTGTCTGATGAAAATAAGGGTTATTAACATTAAAAAAACTACATATAAAGTATGTCAGCATAAAAAATATGCTAAAAGATGGACTTCACTTTTGGACGATTATACTCAAAAAGAAAATTCCAGCAACGATGTTGAACCAGTATTATTAAAAGGAATTCATTGGGAGCTTGGCAGGCCCGCTGAAACAATGAAGGTTAATAGTTTGGATTTTGGTGTGCAGCAACAGGGGAATTTTTCGAAATCCAGACTTGTTTATCCCGAGGTCTGTGCTAGGAACAAACTGAGTATTTTCTCTTTTGAGGAGTTGTACAGATTTGCAGGGAAGCAGAATTTTGAAGCGCTATAACGGTAAAGTAATTTAAGATGATAACTGTTAGAAACGAAACGGAGGCCATGGCCTCCGTTTTTTATTTTGTTTCCTGCTACCAGGGTTGGTATGGATAAACAATTTTTGATGCCCTCATCGGGTATACATCTTCGTAATTTGTGGTAATGGGTGGGGTCACGGTGGTTTGTCTTCTATATACATCACCTTGCCATACCAGCTGAACCGATGGGGAGCCCACGCCCTGATGGGTAAAATAAGTGTTAAATACGGTAGTATTGTAAGTCATTCCTCCAGCCGTAATGGTAGGCGTCATTGGAAACATCATCATATCTTCCACGCGTTTTATCCATACGTATCCAGGACTAAATTCAGTAGGCCAGGCAATACCACTTGTTACAACAGCGCTAAACCGTATTTTGTGATAGTTTGGCCCTGGAGGCGCGAGTTGAATTTCCGGGTATTCAATCGTTTCGGTCTCCAGGTTAAAAATGGTGCTTTTTTTCGATTGAGGCT
Encoded proteins:
- a CDS encoding GNAT family N-acetyltransferase; the encoded protein is MNRHHPILLEDKSKLSEIYQLRVKAWQPHGVITAQTHPDGYFDHLDDLALHWVIEVSNKIIGAARLNILSDTNDLPCPGTFKRVVDFKAGESFVFYSRLIVDPEYQGYNMSALLDKARVDFIRQQAEIKKVIATAGERRAVKLEAYGFMVLDKVLPADDYKSMDRFDTYIIQMLNE
- a CDS encoding SemiSWEET family transporter translates to MSDLFIQFIAVMTVVGSIAIKLVGIPDQIRMLLKTNEVGNISLLNYWLSLITYFFWTIHGMIKQDLVIIIAQSLGVITTGILLAIIFRIKRKKKQHGMTIHLSDENKGY